CCGACAAGCAGTCCTAGGGCAACCAGGCGAAGGCTCCGATCTGATCCAGACAGAATAAAGCTAGCCGCCAACTTAGCCAGACTAAGGCTAAACAGGAGAATTAAGATTAAACCAATAAAACCTTGTTCGGCGGCAATTTCGAGGGTTTCGTTGTTAACAATTGTTTCTGACGAAGGGAACTTAACCGGCTCCTGTTGATTGGCGTAGTAGCCGTAGTTGCCGGCACCAATACCGATGAGCGGATTTTCTACTACCGCCATTGCGGCGAGCTTGCGGGCTAGGGCTCTGCCCTCAGCCGATTCACCCTTGTTTACATTGGTGGCCTGATCAGTAAACTCCTCAATGTTATGTTGTACCGACGGTTTCTTATTAACCCCGTAAACATCACCGTATAGAAAGCTACCCAGCCCAATACAGGCTAGGGTGATAATGGTAGCGCCAAGGCCGGTAGCCACCACCTTGAGTGCTGGCATGGTGCGCTTTCGGTATAGTCCAATGGCTATCAAAACTATCACAATAATAATTGCTGCAACCTGAGCCCCACGCGACAACGACAGGAGTATGACGGTTAAAACTAAAAGGGAGAATGGCCAGCTACGTAGCTTGGTAAACAGTTGGGAAACAACTAGGAGCGCAAGCGGGACAAGCAGGTAGTTGGCAAAGAACAGCGGCTCCAGGGCGGTTGACTGGATGCGTGGAAAGGGGAAGATGCCGCCTTTCATGTAGTTTTGACTTAGCCCAGTGAGCCACCCAGGCAGGTCGGCCAGATCGCCAAAATACTGGTAAATCCCAAATAAGCAGCTCATGACCACGCCAATTAAACCATAACTAAGGTAGCGCTTAAGGTGATTTGGATCAAAAACCGTCGCTATAGTAAAACTAAGGACCGACACAAACCCAATAAAGGCGGCAATAGTCAGACTTTCTTTGGGGTGTTGGCTGACTGCCGCAGAAATAACTACAACTACATTAAATAGCACCAAAAAAACCCAAGGCAACTGCATCAATTTAGCTCGGCTGCTCCACAGTAGTTTGGTGCTTAATAGGATCAGAGCTAAACCAAGTAGCTGGCTAATTCTAATGGTGGTGCCATTTGCCCCAACAGATACCGACGGTATGCGCTCAAGGGGTAGCGTTAGCAGTATGCCATACAGTAAGTACTGGCGAATGTTGGCAAGTTGAAGCGTTTTCATTCTCTCTATCTTAAACAATGATTGCCCCTGGCTCAAATTTAATCACAGCTTTTTAGCTAACGGTGAGACGAGGCGGGTTCTAAGTGGCCAATGGTCGGTTAGCAGATCCTCTACCTGTCTGCTGGTCAGCTTGCGTTTTGACTGGATCTGGCGGCGCTTGGCTAGGGTCTTGGGTAGTTTTAGCAAGCACTCACCATAGGCACTCAGAGCTACCGTAATTGCCCCGGCCTTAATGGCGGCCAAGAACAAAAGAGTCTGAACAAACATAAAGCGGGGAAGCAGCTTCCAAAATAATGGCGAAGGCATATTTTTTAGGTACAAGTAATTGGTGTTTTTTAACGACTGCCTGCGGGCAAAGTGACCCAATTTGCCGGATGTAGCACCAATATGATGATAGACGCGAGCCTTGGGGGCAAGCACAATCTTGAAGCCCGCTAAACGCGCTCGAAAGCCAAAATCAACGTCCTCCGAGTAGGCAAAAAAGTCTTCGTCGAGCAGGCCAATGGCGTCGTATACCTCTCGTTTACAGATATTGGCGCCACCGCTGGCAGCAAATATTTCGGGATAGCCGGTATATTCAACATCATCTTTTTGGTCGCGCTGGCGAGGGTAAGATAGACCCCATTTCGAAACAAAATCTCCAGTGGAGTCAACTAGGGTGTGATCATCGTAGTGCAGAATTTTAGCTGCTGCCATGTCAGCGTGCTTCATGGCGTCAATTAGTTCCTCAAGCCAGGTGGGCTCCGCGATAGCATCGTTGTTAAGTAGCGAGATATATTCGCCTCGCGCAATCTTAATACCAGAATTAACTCCCCCGGCAAACCCAATGTTTTTAGGTAGGCGAACTAGCACAACATTGGGGAATTTATTTTCGATGAGAGCAACCGAGCCATCGGTCGAGCCGTT
This window of the Patescibacteria group bacterium genome carries:
- a CDS encoding glycosyltransferase family 2 protein, whose product is MKASVVIPNWNGEEHLTECLNALKKQTFTDFETIVVDNGSTDGSVALIENKFPNVVLVRLPKNIGFAGGVNSGIKIARGEYISLLNNDAIAEPTWLEELIDAMKHADMAAAKILHYDDHTLVDSTGDFVSKWGLSYPRQRDQKDDVEYTGYPEIFAASGGANICKREVYDAIGLLDEDFFAYSEDVDFGFRARLAGFKIVLAPKARVYHHIGATSGKLGHFARRQSLKNTNYLYLKNMPSPLFWKLLPRFMFVQTLLFLAAIKAGAITVALSAYGECLLKLPKTLAKRRQIQSKRKLTSRQVEDLLTDHWPLRTRLVSPLAKKL